The following is a genomic window from Candidatus Omnitrophota bacterium.
CAACTGTTACGACGGCCCTGATCCTGGCCATCTCAACGGCGCGTTCGATCGCCTCCCTCGGATCGAATTCCCCCGCCTGCTTCAACTGCCGCGGCTGGGAGAAATCCAGGAAGTCGTTGATGATCTTTCCGCCGTGTTTGGCGTTATCCTGAATGCGGTTCAGGGCATACGATATGTCTTCAAATATCTTCTTTAATTCGCTTTTGGTAGACCTTTCAAAGTTGGTGAGCTTTATCGTGTCTATCGTATCCGATGTCGCCAGCATTATGGCGTGAAAGCGGTTATTGATCTGATGGCTCATCCCGCTGGCCATAACGCCCATTGAACGCATACGCTCGGCGGCGAACAACTGCGCCTGGCTCCTCTGCGATTCTTCTATAAACTCGGTATTCTCAATTGCCAAAGCCGTCTGATTGGCAAGCATGCCGAAAACCGTAATATCGTCCTGCGTGTAGATGGCCCCCGATGCCTTGGGCCCCAACACAAGAAAACCAAGAGATTTGTTCTTTACGAAAGAAGGGACAATAAGCCCGCACCTGATGTTGAATTTACCGTCCATGTCTCTGTCTATCTCCTCGGCAAACAGGGGCCGGCGCCTGACCTGAAGGTATTTGATCAAAGGCGCCTCAAGCGGCAGTTCCCGCGGGAAATCGGGGAAAAACCCTTTGACCGTATAGGGGTATTTCTGAATAAACCGCCCTTCCTCTTCCTCTGCCAGGTATATGCAGGCAAAGTCCACCTTTACCGCCCTGGCAACCTTGTAAACAATTACTTTAAGCAGGCGCTCTAAATCCTTTATCAGGGTCATCGTGGCGGACAGCCGCCTGAGAACTTCCTGATAGCGGTGCTGTTCTCTAAAGATAACTCCTTCCGCGTGGCGGCGAAAGCAAGTATAAACGAAGGGGCCGAGGGTGGCAAGAAACAACGTTACCCAGGCCGCCTGTTTCCATAAACCGTATCTATAACCCAGCAAAAAAGGGATGCCAAGGACTAAAATATAGACAAACAGGAATATGCCGGCACGGGTAACAGCAATCCTGATATCCATAAGTTGATGGCGGAATATAGCGTAAGACGTTATTATAATATAAATACTGGCTAAAATGTTTCCATAAGGCAATATTGGGATATCATACCAAAGCGGATAATTAGTCGCGCCGCCGCCCCATCCAATGGCGGTTGCCAATAAGAGATATTTTAGTTGATTCCGTTTAAACCCGGTGGCTGTCTTATAGGATTTTACTATTAGAGCTACGCCGTATAAAACAATCGATATCCAGATGGCGAAAAATGGATGAAATAATATGCCGGCGTTCGGCCAAAATCGGAAAACAGTTTTTTCTTCCACGCCGGGGATAAAATACGGAGAAAAACATGCCGCCAGAGAAACAACGGCAAACATATAAGCAAGCTTGATAACCCTCCTTTTCTCGAGGGAAATCCCTATCAGCTCCAATATATAATGCAAATAAAATACAGGAATAAATAGTGCCCCTGCCATTAAACCGCGGCAATACATAAGCGCCCTTAATTCATTGTCGGCAATTTGCCAGGCAAAATAGAAATAACTCCAGACGCTTATGCTGAAGCAAAATAAAGCGTAGGCGATCCTCAGGGTATCTTTTAGCGTTTTTATGCGGCTCAAAATAAAAAGCCCCAGAACAGTGCTGGTTATGCCGTTGATCAATCCGCTTAAAGCGAAGAAACTCATATCAAATTATTCATTTTTATTCAATGCGATTATGTATTGCATTATCCCCTGTTGTTCATACCGGATATCAAGATCGCTTTCTTCAAATCCCGCGCTAATGAATATCCTCTTGAATTCCTCCTCGTCGCGATAAACAAGATCCCAATCTCCTCCCCATTCCATAAAATGCACGGATGGATTGCTGTATTTATCCCTCACATTCGCGATAACCATATTCCCTTTGGGTAAAAGAAACCTCTTGAGGCCCCGGACTACATATACAGCGGTCCTTTCGCTAAAGTAATCAAAAAGCCCCGCGGAATAAATAAGGTCGTATTTCCCGCGAACATCTTTATCTTTCCTGGCGGTTATCCTTAAGGCATTCTCCCTGAGAAAATTAACATTGGTAAATCCGCTTAAGGCATCCCTCGCGAAATGTATGGCATTGATATCATTGTCATAGCAATCGAATATCGCTTTCTTGCACAATCCCTCATTTGAAAACAGGATCTCTCTCAATTCACGGCACGGCCCGGAGGCAAGATCCATAATCCGCAGCTTACAATCCTGCCGTCTTTTAATAAAATCGATGATCAGCCGCTTAAAATCCTCCTTTCGGTTTCTTACCGCTACCGATATGGCCGACATTTGAAAATAGTTATCAAATAGGCGATCAAATCCGGTTGTGGCGGGATTATTCTCATAGATATCTTCTATGATCTTGAAATCTCCGGTATAGCCAAAAGGTTTCCTGATGCTCCAATCGCAATAAACCCCTCTTGCGAATATCTGCCTGAATCTCTTAATAAACAACCGCTTAAGCTTGTAAACTTTATCTTCATTTCCCGCGGCCAGATTGGATCTTTCAAAATTCATGATATCCCGGAAAACCTTGTTGATCTCCGAGTTGAACTCGCTCTGAAACCTGCCCCATTCATTGGGGCGCAGGGATAGATACGACTCGATCTCCCGCGCCCTCTTTTTATAGAGCTTAACGCTTGCCCTGAACGGCATCTCTATTTCCGATCTCAAAACAAGGCTCATTTCTCTAACCCTAACCCCAGGTTAACGGCGTCAAAAAAACTATCCAGGTCAAACGGCTTATGCAGGAAAGCGATACAACCCAGTTTTCCCGCTTCGCCCTCTGTCTTTTTATCCGTGAAACCCGTGATAAAAATAACCGGGGGGGATATTCTTTCCCCGCCCCTTCAACGTATCCCTGATCTGGCTGACCGTATCAACGCCGCTCTGCCCCGGCATACGGATATCGGAAATGATCAGGTCAAAATCGCTTTCTTCGGCAAGAATGAGGGCGTCGTCGTACCTCTTAGCGATCAGGACCTCCAGGCCGCTTTTCTCAAGCAATTTACAAAACGTCTTCGTGATCAGTTCCTCGTCATCGATCACCAGGATTTTCTTTCGCATCCGCGGGCCCTCCTTACCCTGTTCCTGCGGATATTATATCACCTTACTGGTAAGGTGTAAATAATATTTGTTTATGTTAGAGTAATAAT
Proteins encoded in this region:
- a CDS encoding ATP-binding protein; protein product: MSFFALSGLINGITSTVLGLFILSRIKTLKDTLRIAYALFCFSISVWSYFYFAWQIADNELRALMYCRGLMAGALFIPVFYLHYILELIGISLEKRRVIKLAYMFAVVSLAACFSPYFIPGVEEKTVFRFWPNAGILFHPFFAIWISIVLYGVALIVKSYKTATGFKRNQLKYLLLATAIGWGGGATNYPLWYDIPILPYGNILASIYIIITSYAIFRHQLMDIRIAVTRAGIFLFVYILVLGIPFLLGYRYGLWKQAAWVTLFLATLGPFVYTCFRRHAEGVIFREQHRYQEVLRRLSATMTLIKDLERLLKVIVYKVARAVKVDFACIYLAEEEEGRFIQKYPYTVKGFFPDFPRELPLEAPLIKYLQVRRRPLFAEEIDRDMDGKFNIRCGLIVPSFVKNKSLGFLVLGPKASGAIYTQDDITVFGMLANQTALAIENTEFIEESQRSQAQLFAAERMRSMGVMASGMSHQINNRFHAIMLATSDTIDTIKLTNFERSTKSELKKIFEDISYALNRIQDNAKHGGKIINDFLDFSQPRQLKQAGEFDPREAIERAVEMARIRAVVTVETIEKHIENGLPRIEGDPALFQDALFNLIDNAMDALKVKQGAIARNELKGFNDYKGKIIIRMFKSDQYITIQIQDNGIGMDEERKKHIFLPFYTTKATTQKGSGLGLFAIQKIIAAHKGRIGVSSEYGQGTLFTINLPMAAKTGGDLFS
- a CDS encoding class I SAM-dependent methyltransferase, with the translated sequence MSLVLRSEIEMPFRASVKLYKKRAREIESYLSLRPNEWGRFQSEFNSEINKVFRDIMNFERSNLAAGNEDKVYKLKRLFIKRFRQIFARGVYCDWSIRKPFGYTGDFKIIEDIYENNPATTGFDRLFDNYFQMSAISVAVRNRKEDFKRLIIDFIKRRQDCKLRIMDLASGPCRELREILFSNEGLCKKAIFDCYDNDINAIHFARDALSGFTNVNFLRENALRITARKDKDVRGKYDLIYSAGLFDYFSERTAVYVVRGLKRFLLPKGNMVIANVRDKYSNPSVHFMEWGGDWDLVYRDEEEFKRIFISAGFEESDLDIRYEQQGIMQYIIALNKNE
- a CDS encoding response regulator → MRKKILVIDDEELITKTFCKLLEKSGLEVLIAKRYDDALILAEESDFDLIISDIRMPGQSGVDTVSQIRDTLKGRGKNIPPGYFYHGFHG